CGAGTGACTGCAACGCGCCGTTGAGATCGAAGTCGGACTGTTGCACGTAGGAGCGGGCAATCAGCGCCGCGGCCAGCTCCGGCGCCGCCGCCACCGCCTGGTCCGCGAGGCTGCGCGCGAGTTCGCGGTCGTCCTGCGTGAGGGCGATGATGGCGCGCAGCGCGAGTGCGGTGGCGTTCGCCGGATCCGCACGCAGCGCCTGCTCGAGCGCCTGCTGCGCCTCCGCGACGCGACCGACGGCCAGCGCGGCCGAGGCACGCTCGGTGAGCTGCGCGGCCGCCGTCGGCGCCGCAGTCGTTGCAGCAGTGGTCGTCACCGGCGGGAAGTACAACGTCCATTGCACGGCGTCGCGCGGGCGCGCCACGGCGGTCACCACCGGCGGCGTGCCGGGACCGGCGCTCACCTGCTCGCCGCTGGCGGCCGTGGCCGAGCCGGCCGCGCTTTGCATGACCACCTGGCCTTCGAAGACGAGGATCGACGCTGCACTCGGCGACACCGTGACGAGGAACTCGGTGCCTTCGATGCCGGCGTCGGCGAACGGCATGATGACGCGCAGCGCCTGCCGGTCCCGCGTGATGATGTGCAGCACGCCCTCGACAATCTCCAGCCAGGTTTTCTTGCCGTCCGTGGGTGGCTGGAAAGTGATCACCGTATTCTGGTCGAGACGGGTCACGGTCTCGTCGGGAAGCGCAAGCGCCGCCCGGCTGAACTCGCCGGTACGCAACCGATCTCCCGCACACAGGCGCTCGTCGGTGGCGACAGCCAGCCACTGCGACTGGTTGGCGCGCTGGGCCTTGACGACCCCCTGCCACGAAATCACCCGCGCCACCGGCGGATCACAAGTCTGGGCCAGCGCTGGCAAGGCAGCGCAAAACAGCAAGGTGCAAAACGCGACCCGGCGCGCAACGGCCACGTAGCCGCAGCGATCCCCCAAGCCATGATCCGCCCCAACGGATCGGTACTCCACCTGCATCGCGATACCCCCCGGTAAGCAGACGACGCCCAGCTGGATTTACGTGATCGGATCAACCAGAAATTAGCCGGCTGATCCCTTGTTGGCGCTGTACATTCTTTCGATTTTTGATACCCACAGACGCTAGCACCCCGCTCCCGGCAGGGCAACAGCAGCCATCAATTCCCGCCTACTTCTGGTCCAGCCGCACTACGCCATCGCGGAAGGAAACCGAACCGTTTGCGAGGTACTCCTCGCACAAGCGCAGATAGAAGTGCGCCGGCCCGTCAGCGGCCGTGCCCTCGAGACAGCGGCGGAAGAGCTGCGCCGCCGCGCCCCAGCGCTGGCCGCGAAACTCGGCGAGCGCGCCGGCGAAAAGCTGCAGATCCGGCACCCCGGGGGTGTCAGCCTGTGGCAGCGCACCGAGCAATTCATGCACGGTCACCGGCAGCGTTTTCCCCGCCACCAGGAAGGTACCGATCTCGCGCGCGCAGAAGCCATCGAGCCCGGCCAGCGTTTCGGCAGAGACCAGCACGCGGGTGCCGAGCTGCTTGTTCAGGCTCTCAATGCGGGATGCCGTGTTGACGATGTCCCCGACAGCGCGGTACTCGCGATGATGATGCGCACCGACAGTGCCAAGTTGTATGCGCCCGCTGTGCAGTCCGATGCGGGTGGGCAGTGCGACACGCTCACCGCTGCGGTGTCGCCGCTCCAGCTCGGCCGCGAGTCGCAACGCTGCGGCACAGGCACGAGCCTGCATCGTCGACTCGGAGAGCGCGCTCACCCAGATCGCCATCATCGAGTCACCGATCACATCTGAGACCTGCCCTTCGTGCCGTTCGACCTCGGCGAACAGGATCTCGTAATAGGCATTCATCAAGCGACCGAGCTCGTCCGGGGCCAGCGTCTCGGCCAGCAAGCTGTACTGGGACGCATCGGTCACCATGCAGGTGCCATGCACCATCTCTGTGGCCTCAGCGTCACCCTGGCCCTCGGCAACGAGTCGCTCGACCACCTTGGGCGGCACGTAATGCCCCATGACCGTGCTGATGCGGTCGCGTTGCCGGCGTGTCTCGCGAAGCTGCAGCAGGATTGCGCCGAGTGCGGCCAGCGACGGCTGCAGGAAGACGGGCACAATGACCGGCAACCAAATGTCTGCCGTCGAGAACGCCACCACCGCCCCGGTCAGGTACGCAGTGGCGCCGAGCGTTGCAACCAGCACCGGGGCAGCGCTCATCAGGCGACAGGCACTGCCGAGACAGATGCCCCAGACGCAGAGCGCCATCAGCGCGGCGGGTCGCGCCAGCGGTCGCAGAGTCCGCCCTTCGAGGAGATTCGCGGTAGCTGTCGCGGCAATTTCCACGCCGCTCAGGTTCAAGCCGGTTTCCTCGGAAAAGACCGAGTAGAAACTATCCCTCTGATCGGCCTGCCGCCGGGCCGCGAAGCCGACGAACACGATGTGGTCCCGCAAGTCGAGCGGTTGCCCGTCACCGGTACGCAGGGCTGTGCCGTCAATCACCCGGTGATAGGGAATGCTCGGAATGGTGAAGGGGGGGCCGTAGAAATTGATGAAGTAACTCGCCGGCCCGGCATACAGGCGGATCAGGTCGCGAGCTTCCGGGCGTCGGCCGCTGCCCGAATCCCCGGGCTGCGCAGTGGCTGTTACGTCGAGCAGTGCCGCCGCCAGGTCCGGCTCCGCCGACAAGTAGTCACGCATTTCCTGCATGAACTCGACGAGGCCAGGTGCCCGGTCAGAGGCCGATATCGGGCCTGGCGTGCTGACTTCCGGGAGAATTCCTTCCAGCTCCCCGCGCAGGCTCACCCCATCGGCCTGCAGCACCACCGCCGGCAGCGTGGGCCGATCGCCTGCTTCGTGGTGAAACGCCCAGAACTGGCTCACCTTCATCGGCCAGACCGGCAGGGAGAATGGCGCCACCGCCAGCGCGCTCTCCCGCAGCGACTCCGCCGGCGTCTGGATGCCGATGCGAATGGCCTCGATGGCCGGTGCATCACCGGCCGGCCCGACCGGCAGGAACCGCTTCTCGATGCGCGCAGTCAGCACGACGTTACCGGCCTCGCGCATGGCCGCTGCCAGCGCAGCGTCTTCGGCCGGCGGCCCCGGTTCGCCGAAGAACACGTCGAAGGCGATGACGCGGGCACCGGCTGCCGCCAGATGGCGAACGAGGCTCGCGTGCAATGACCGGGGCCATTTGGCCGGGTCGAGCGGAACCCCCAGCGCCTCGGCGGAAGACCGGTCGATATTCACGACGACGACGTTCGCCGGTGGCGGTCGCACGCCGCGCAAGGCGAACAGCCAGTGCAGCCCGCCGCTTTCCTCGATGCTCGCCACGGACGGCAACAGACTCGCGATGCTGCCGACGACGCCGATGGCGATACCGAGCATTGCGGCAGTTCTCGTTCGGCTCAGCATGACGTCTTGCGTCGCGTAAAGCGGCCCGGCACGAGGGATCCAAACCCGGAGAATACTGTAATTTCAGGCGGCCGCCGCGGGGTGCGTCCCGTTTCTGCCCGGCCCACCTTGCAGGCTTCGCACGGTTTCATTTCGAGGGAAGCGTCGCCCGGCGGACAGACGCCCGCCTCGCGCCGGCGCAATGTCGCCGCCATCAGCATCACGGCTGGCAACTGCGATGGAGTGGTGATGCGATGAAAACCACGACAACAGGCAGGTCATCACGGTATGGGTCATGCGTGGCGGCACTGTGTGTCACGCTGACCCTGACGGCACATGGCGGCGAACCGCTGGCATTGCAACTCCACGGGCTCGATGTGCCCGGCGTCAGGGACATTCAGGCGGGACGGTACGCGCAAGGCGTGCAGCGACTGGAAGCTCGCCTGGCGGCCGCCGGCTATTCAGCGTCGCGCCGCGCACCCGCCCTGATCGCCCTGTGTGCGGGTTACGCCCTGATGTACCGGCTCGATGCAGCGGCACGGGCCTGCGACGACGCCATCAGGACCGGACGCGACACAAACCTCGCGTACAACAATCGCGCAGTCGTCAACATGCTGCGTGGCAGGTACGACGCCGCGGTCCGCGACTTCGAGCGTGCCCTGCACCGCAATGCGCGCGATCGGATCGCCCGTTCGAACAAGCGGATCGCCACCGAGCGCGTCGCCGCGATCAAATGGCAGCGCGAGCAGGCTCTCGCCGCCGGCAATTCCGATATCCAGGATGTCAGCACCGCGACGCTGCGGCCGGCCGGCCGGTAACCCGGGCGCGCTCCTGCTGTGATTGCTGACCAACCCAGCAGACCATTCTTTTTAGTCCATCGCCGATCTGCGGAAATGCAGTGGATCGTCGGTGGGCGATGCGGTGGTCCCGGCCCCGGCGCGTGCCGCTCCTCGCACGTCCATGTGCTCGTCGCTATGGGTTCCGCCGGGTGCTGCCATCCTGGCAACCGGCTCCACACATGCCCGCGCCGGGACCGCGACCACCGCTGCTGCGGCGTAACGACACGCGTAGTCTCAGGCGACGACTGCAGTGCGGATGCGCTTGCCCGACGGCCGCGACTCGGCCCGTCCCCGGGCCGAGCCCATCAGCCGGCTGGCCGAGCAGGCGTAGCGAGCAAGGCTAAGCTCGCAGAGGCAGCGGCAGGGATGCCGCTGCTGCGCGCCCACGAGACCAGGGATGTCGAGTGGCGCGCACTCCGCAGCGAGCACGCCTGCGAGGGCACCCGCAGGGCCAGCCGGCGGCGAGACCCGGGGATGGGCCGAGTCTGGGGCCCGCCGGCGGGAGAAAAATCATTTTTTTCCGGGCGCCAGCACTCCGGCGGGTCAGTCCTGCGGCCGGCGGCGGGGATTGCGCCCGGCGTCGGCGGCCAGCTCGTCACGCCGCGCGACGGCCGCCAGCGCGTCGGCATCACGAATTACCACGGTGCCGCGGGCCAGACTGACCCAGTCCTTGTCCCGCCACGCCTGCAGATGTTCGTTGACCACCTGCCGCGAAGCACTGAGGAAGTTGGCCAGGTCTCCCTGGGAGATCCGCAGTGTCATGCCCTGTGGCTCGACCTTGCCATGGCTGTGGCCCAGCTTCAGCAGGCGACTGGCCAGTCGGGCCGACACGTCGAGAAACGCACCTTCCTCGACCAGATCGCTGACCCAGCGCAGGCGCTGGCACAGGATCTGCAACATATGCAGCGACAATGCGGGGTCCCGCTGGAGTTGCACGAGCAGGGCGGAGCGGGGGACGAGAAACACGGCGGTCTCCTGGACCGCAACCGCCGTTGCCGTCCGCGGTGCGCCATCGATCACCGCGATCTCGCCGAACACGTCACCCGATTCCAGGATGTTGAGGAAGACTTCCCGTCCCGTCTCGTCCTGGCAGCTGACGCGCACCTGGCCCGCGATAACCGCGAAGAGCGCGTCGCCCGGGTCGCCCTGGCGGAATATCGTCGCACCGCTGACATAGGAACGCCGCACGGCAATGCCCGCGATGCGATCGAGACTGGTCTCGGCCAGACCGCGAAGCAGGAGGTTCTGTCTCAGGACAGCTTTCGCGGTAACGGACATCGCATCTCTGGCTGAAGGGGTCGCCCGCCGCCCGGAACGGTCTGCCGACAGGACGGTGACCGCGAACTGTCGTCCGGGTGACAGAAAGCCACGCATCCGGAGGGCAATGTAACCCATACCCAGATGAACAGGACAGACCATTCGAGCACGGCCAACTGCGCCTCGCGGATTCCCGACCACGAGCGACCGGCGCTGGCGCCCTGCTCCTTCGCAATGCCTGGCCGGCCCCGGTTTCCGGGGGCAATGTTGGCGACAGGATTCGCCCGGACCACGCCGCTCGCGGGCTGCCGGGAAAACCTGTGCCCTCACGAAACACGCCGCAGTGTCCCTCCAGAGCTGCGGCGGGGACCGGCCAGGCTCCATTGCGTCGAGGATGCGTCCCGCCGTGCCACATGCGGGCGGATTATGTCTGCCGCCAGACCGGCCATTCCCTGGTGTGACACCAGGTTTCGCCACCGTACCAGAAGACGTGCAACCGATTTCGGACCTGCCTTGAAACGCCAACCCGGAGCATCACCATGAATACAATCCGCCATGTCAGGTTTCGTCGCCCCGATCGTCAGATCGTCGGCATGCTGGTCGCAGCGTCGCTGGCCTTCGGGCTGGTGTGGAGCTTCCTGACCTCGACCAGCGTCATTCACTGGCAAAGCAGCCAGGTCGCCGGCAGCGGACCCACCGTCGGAGCCTGCCTGCCACAGACTGCCAGTCGCCCTCCGGCCTGAGGGGCGGCGTCGCCCGGAAGCGGACATCGCCAGCCAGGGCAGCAACATCGATGCAGCGGTGGTCACGGCCCCGGCGCGGGCAGGTGTGGAGCCGGTTGCCAGGAGGGCCGCAGCCGGCGTAACCCATAGCGACGAGCACAGGGACGTGCGAGGAGCGGCACGCGCCGGGGGCACGACCACCGCATCGTCCACCAGCGAGCCGCTGCATTCCCGCAGATCGGCGAAGAACCTTTATTCCCGGGCTGCTACGCCAGCGTGGCCGGCGCGCCCATCTGCGCCAGCAGCGCCTTCTTGCGAAAGAAGCGCAGCAGCCCGGCATCTCCGTGCCGCGAGCCGCCGCAGCCGGAGAACCCGAAGGAGTGTTTCTCCGCTTCGTAGGTCTCGCGGGTGAGGCCGGCGTCATTCAGGCTCATGCCACCGGCGTTGACGCGCTCGGCGACCGCGCGGGCCTCCTCGAGCGTGCCGGCGAACACCGCACCCGAAAGCCCGAAGATCGTCTCGTTGGCGAGCGCCACGGCCTCGTCCGTGGTGCGGAACTTCATCACCGGCATCACGGGCCCGAAAGTCTCCTCGGTCATGAGTTGCATCCGATGATCGACGTGGGTGACCACGGTCGCCGGCACGTAGCGACCGCCGCCGAGCCGCCGGCTCTTGCCGCCGCAGCGGATCGAGGCGCCCTTCGCCACCGCATCGTCGAGATGCGCGTCGATGATGTCGGCCTGCTGGTCGAAGATGATGGGGCCGAGCTCGCCCTCGTCCGCATTGGGATAATTGAGCCGGATGCGGCCCGATTTCTGCACCAGCAGATCGACGAAGCGGTCGTGCACCGACTCGTGCACGTAGATGCGCTCTAGCGACAGGCACACCTGGCCGCTCGCCATCGCCGAGGCGCGCAGGATGGCGTCGCTCGCCCGCTCGAGGTCCGCGCTCGCGAGCACGATGGCCGGGTCCTTGCCGCCGAGTTCGAGAAAGGCGGGAATGAAGCGCCCGGCCGCGGCCTCCGCGACCTTGCGGCCCGTCGCGACACTGCCGGTGAAGCAGATGGCATCGACGTTCGCGACCAGTTGCGCCCCGGTCTCGCGTCCGCCGGCCACGACGTCGAAGACCTGCGCGAGTTCCGGCACGGCGGCGATGGCTTTGCCGAGCGGCGCGGCGAAGCGCGGTGTCACCTCGCTTGGCTTGACGATCACCGCGCAGCCGGCGAGCAGGGCCGGGACAGTGTCGATCATGGACAGCGCCAGCGGAAAATTCCACGGGCTGATCACGCCGACGAGCGGGTAAGGCACGAGCTGGTGGCCGATGCGAAGCGTGGGCATCATTTTCGACGGGAACTCTTCCATGCGCACGATGCCGGGTGCCCGCTCGCACCAGCGGCGCACGTTGCGGGCGGCCGAGGCGAGCTCGCCGGCGGCAATCAGCGTACGGCCGGTGTCCGTGGCCAGCGCTGCCACGATGGCGTCGCGATGCGTCTCGAGCGCGTCGGCAAAACGGCGCATGACCGCGCAGCGTGCCTCGAGCCCGGCATTCCACCAGGCGGGCTGCGCGGTTCGCAGCGCCCGGCAGCGGGCCGCGAGTTCATCGCCGGTGGGCGGGGTGAACCCGTAGTCGTACTCGCCGCTGCGGGGATTGCGGACCTGGAGTGTGTGCGCTGTCTTGCTGCGTTCGGGTGTTGCCATGTGTCTTGCCTTGCGGTGGTCGCGGCTGACGCCGCTCCTACCGCGCTTCATTCTGCCTCGTGCCGACCGGAGTCGAGGTCCCGCCGACGGTGCTTCGTTTTGCCTTGCGGTGGTCGCGGCTTGCGCCGCTCCTACCGCGCTTCGTTCTGCCTCGTGCCGGCCGGGGTCGAGGTCCCGCCGACGGTGCTTCGTTTTGCCTTGCGGTGGTCGCGGCTGAAGCCGCTCCTACCGCGCTTCGTTCTGCCTCGTGCCGGTTGCCGCTGACGCCGCTCCTGCCGCGCTTCATTCTGCCTCGTGCCGGTTGCCGCTGACACCGCTCCTACGGTTTGCCGACCGCCTTGAACACGCGCGCCATGTACTGTGCCGCATCCGCACCCGGTTCCTCGACGGACTCGGGCGCAATACCGGCCAGCGCCTTCGCCAGCGCCTTCTTGAACTCGACCTGCATGGCGCGCGAGATCTGGATGCGCTGTGCCTGCGGCGACCCGGCCCCGTGCAGCGACTCGGTGAGATAACCGACGGCGTTTCGCCCGAGCGTCATGTTCTCGATGAGCCGCAGGATGCGCAGCCGGTCTTCGGTCGGGATCTCGGCCCTGCCCTGCAGATACTTGCGGATCAGCTCGCCCACGACGGGCGCATCGAGATCCTTCTGCGCAGGCATGGTCACCATGAGCCCGCCGGCGAGATCCTGTGCCAGCCGGCCGATCTCGTAGGGCATCTTCGTCACGTGATGCTTGCAGACGTTCGACAGCATGTCGTCGGACAGGAACACGCCCGACGGCAGTTCGGTCGCCTGGTAGCTGGCCGCGACCCCGGTGCCGTAGATGGTTTCGTTCAGGTGCGTCATCTCCACCAGCTTGTCGCGGATGTGCGAGGCGTTCTCCACCCCGTTGTAGTCCGCGACGGTGGCTGCCGCCCCGATCAGCACGTCGCCGACCCCGGTCTTGCAGACGTAGCTGCGGCGGTGATAGCAGGTGAACCGGTCGACCAGCGGCGCGGCGAACTCGAACTCCCCGTCCATGAACACCCGATCGTGCGGGATGAACACGTCGTCGAAGACGATCATCGCCTCCTGCCCGGAGAACCGGCGGTTGCCGGCGTCGAGGTCGCCGTCCATCGCCCGCGTGTCGCAACTCTGACGGCCATAAATATAAGTGATGCCGGGCGCGTCCACCGGGATGGCCCCGACCACCGCATAGTCGCGATCCGCCGGCCCGAGCCTCATGGTGGGCATCACGATCAGCCAGTGTGAATTGATGCAGCCGGTCTGGTGTGCCTTCGCGCCACGGATCCAGATGCCCTGCTCATCGCGGCGACTCACGTGCACGAAGAGGTCCGGGTCGGCCTGCTCGTGCGGGGGCTTGCTACGGTCGCCCTTGACGTCGGTCATGGCGCCGCCGATGACGAGATTCTGCCGTTGCGCGAACGCGATGAAATCGCGCAGGCGCTGGTGATAGGCGGTGCCGCGCGCGCGATCGATATCGAAGGTCACCGAGTGCAGCGCATTGAACGCGTCCATGCCGACGCAGCGCTGGAAGCAGGTGCCGGTGAGCTGCCCGAGGCGCCGCTGCATCTTGTTCTGCATCACCAGGTCTTCGGGCGACGTGGCAATGTGCAGGAAGCGGTTCACCGGGCCGCCGGTGTAGGGCGAATGCGCCGCGGCGAGCGCCGGGTTGCGCAGCGCGAGATCGTAGGTTTCCGCCACGGCGTTGATCGACGGGCGGATGATCGGGTGATCGACCGGCTCGGCCACGAGCTCGCCGAACAGGTACACCGCGAGCTTGCGGTTGCGCAATGACTCGATGTACTCGGCGCCGCTGCGGATCGGCCGCGGTGCCGGCTCCGTCCTGCCACTGACCTTGTCTGCGCGTACCGCCATGTCCGGGTTCCGGTTGCCTGCCATCGACCGCGGAATTATTGCACCGCACCGGGGGCATCGCCACGCGCGCCGCCCATCCGCAGCAGCACGGCGAGCACCTCGCGCTCGGCGGACTCCATCGCGCCTTCGATGCCCTGCTGCAGCACGGCCATGTGCTCCCCGATCCAGTGCACCGGGCCCCAGGGCGCGCGCGCGAGCGCCCCGAAGCGCGTGGTCTGGCCGGGGCCCCAGAAGTGATAGGAGCCGAGCGCGTACGGATCCTGGCCCCAGGCGGTGATGTCGAGGACCTCGAGCTGTCCCGCGGCTGCGGGACGCGCCGCGGAGATCTCGCGGATGACGAAGCGCCCGATGCGATCGCTGGTCCAGTCGTCGAGCTTGGCGGCCTGCTGGCCGTCGATCCAGCAATTGAGTTCGTTGAGCGAACCGTCCTCGGCCGGCACCGCAAAGAGCTTCTCGAACGGGCGGTCGCTCACCATCGCGGGCGGCAGGCCGTCGTCTTCCCAGAAGCGCCGGCGAAAGGCGAGCTTGACCTGCGTGATCTTGTTGTACGGCAGGGTGCGGATGATCTCCGCCTGCGGCGGCTGCGGGTGCAGGATCACGCTGCTCAGCACCGACCAGGGCACGGAGCACAGCATGAAGCGGGCCCGGTAACGCCGACCGTCCGCGCAGCGGCACTCCACCCCGTCGTCGTCGACCTCGATGCGGGAGACCGCCTGGCGCAGACGCACGCTGGAGCCGAGCGTGCGCGCGATCGCCTCCGGCAGCCGGGAGCTGCCACCGCTGATGCGGAAGAACTGGCCGCCGCCCGCCTGTGCCACGAGGCGCTTGCGGTAGGCGAACAGCGCCGACATGTTCGCCGTGCCGCGGCCGTCGTAGAGGATCTCGATCAACCGCAGCGCCTCCGCCGATGCGCCGAGCCGGCGCAGCTCCGCGTTGAGCGAGCGACTGTCGACCCCGGCGAACTCCGGCTTGAGCCAGTCCGTGAGCGCCGTGAGCGGCGAGCCGCGATCCAGGTAGAAGTCGGCCAGGCGCTGTGGCTGCACGGCGCGTTCGGCGCCTTCCAGGCGATTGGCACTGGATTCGCTCCAACGCGCGCCGTCGAGGAGTTCCCCGTTCACGTGCAGCGTGAGGCCCGGCGCATAGCTCTTGCGCGGAAATACGCCGACGCCGAGCTCGCCGGCAGTGGCCAGGGTGCGGGCATAGAGCGCATCGAGCGTCTGGCCACCGGCTTCGGGCGCACCGCGCAGGTGATCGAGAGTCAGCAGCCGCCCGCCGATGCGGTCGCTCGCCTCCAGCACCAGCGGGGTCAGACCCTGTCGCTGCAGCAACCATGCGGCATACAGGCCAGAGATGCCGGCGCCGAGCACCAGCACCTCGACCTGCTCGGGGGGGCGCGCGCAGCGCGTGAGCGCGGGCACCGCGGCCGTGGCGGCCAGCGCGTGCGTGAATTCGCGCCGCGTGAGCGCGATCCGGCGGTGACGCCTGGGCGCGTCAGAGCTCACGCGCCACCCGGAATCCGAAGAACGAGTACAGCGTCGCCTCGGGATCGCGCCCACGGAAGCTCACGCGCTGGCGACCCGGGCGCGTGATCCAGCTGCCGCCACGCACGGCACGCTTCTCGCAGGCGCCTGCAGCTTCCACGGCGCTGCCATCGACGGGTTGCTCAGGATACGGCGCGCGGTAGCAATCCGCGGTCCATTCCCAGACATTGCCGATCATGTCGTGCAGGCCGAAGGCATTGGGCCGGAACGAGCCGACCGGTGCCGCCTGGCCAAACCCGTCGTCGCAGTCGAACGGCGCCCAGTCGAAGTGATTCGCCGCGGCGCCGGCGCGATCGTAGACGTTGGCGTAATCGCAGGCCCGCGTGAGATCTGCATCACCGCCGTTGGCCGCGCTCCAGAAAAACGCGCCCGTCGTGCCGGCGCGTGCCGCGTATTCCCACTCGGCCTCCGTCGGCAACCGGTAGGCCTCACCCGTGCGGCGGGTGAGCCAGGCGACATAGGCCGCGGCGTCCGTCCAGGCAACGCAAGCAACCGGCTCGTCGTCGAACGGCAGGCGGCCGTAGCCCGGATTGGTCCAGTCCGCATCCGCGGGATACTGCCACTCGCCTTTCCAGACCTGGCAACCGCCGCTCGTCACATGCCCCGTGGCGGCAACGAAGGCGGCGAACTGCGCCTGCGTCACCTCGTACTTGCCGAGCGCGAAGGCACGCCCGATGGCCACCACGCGCACCGGCCCCTCCGGGCGGCCTTCCTCCCCGCCGTCGAAGCCCATGCGGAAGCTGCCCGCGGGAATGGCGACCATCGCCGGGCAGCCGGCGCAGTCACTGAACTCCGCTGGCGCGCGCCGCGGGTCGCCCGCGCATGCCGCGAGCGCCAGGCACAGCGCGCCGAGCCGCGTCATCCGCGCCGCCACCGGCATCTAGACGAGACCGTGCCGCGTGAGCGGCAGCGAGCGGATGCGCTGGCCGCTGGCCGCGAAGACGGCGTTGACCACGGCGGGTGCGAGTGGCGGGACACCCGGCTCGCCCACGCCACCGAGCGGCGGGCCACCCTCGACGAGGGTCACCTTGATCTCGGGACAATCGGCGAGGGACAGCATCCGGTAGTCGTTGAAATTGGCCTCGCGCACCGCGCCCTTCTCGATGTTGATTTCGCCGTAGAAGAGCGCGCTGAGTCCGAACACGATGCCGCCCTCCATCTGCATGCGAATGACTTCAGGCTGGATGGCGCGACCGCAATCGATCGCGCAGCACACCTCCAGCACCTGCAGCCGGCCGTCGCGCACGCGCACGCGCGCGACCTGCGCGACCGCCGAGCCCTGGTCTTCCACCAGCGCAATGCCCATGCCCTCGCCTCGCGGCAGCTTGCGGCCCCAGTGCGCAAGCTCTGCGGCCGCGCGCAGCACTGCCTGCAGCCGCGGGTGTTCAGCGAGCAGCGCGAGGCGGTAATCGAGCGGATCGCGACCCGCGCGCACCGCCACCTCGTCGATGAGGCACTCGATGAAGAAGCCGTTGTGCGACTGGCCGACCGAGCGCCATACGCCGACCGGCACGTGCGTGGGCACGTTCACCCAGCGCAGCCGGTAGCCCGGAATCGCGTACTTCAGCTCGTCGAACGTGCTCACCGCCAGAGGATCGGCCTTGCCCTGCAGCCGCCCCGGCCGGCCCCACTCGGAGATGGAAGCGCCGGCGAGCGTGACATCGAGCGAGCGCAGCTTCCCCGCCGCATCGATCGCGGCGTCGGCACGCATCGCGAACATCGGACGATAGAAATCGTGGCGCATGTCTTCTTCGCGCGACCAGATGAGCTTCACCGGCCGGCCGCGGACCTCGCGGGCGATCAATGCCGCCTGCACACCGAAGTCCACCTGCCAGCGCCGCCCGAAGGCGCCACCGGCAAAGGTGCGCTGGACCGTCACGCGTTCCGGCGCAAGCCCGAGCGCCTCGGCCACCGCATCGCGCAGCCGCATCGGGCCCTGCGACGGCGCCCACAATTCGCAGCCCGCCTCGGTGACGAGCGCCGTGCAGGTCATCGGCTCCATCGTGGCGTGGGCGAGGTACGGCACCTCGTAGTCGACCGCGATGCGGCGCGCGCCGGCTTCGCCGGCCGCTGCGAGCGCGCCGCGCTCGACGGCGGTGACTCCCGGTTGCCCGAGTGCGTCGCGCACGGCCTGCGCCAGCGTCGCCGTGTCGCTGCGCTCGTGCGGGCTGGCCGCGAACTGCGGCGCGAGCGCCTGCACCCCGCGGGATGCCGCCCAGAAATTTTCGGCGACCACAGCCAC
This genomic interval from Gammaproteobacteria bacterium contains the following:
- a CDS encoding Crp/Fnr family transcriptional regulator gives rise to the protein MSVTAKAVLRQNLLLRGLAETSLDRIAGIAVRRSYVSGATIFRQGDPGDALFAVIAGQVRVSCQDETGREVFLNILESGDVFGEIAVIDGAPRTATAVAVQETAVFLVPRSALLVQLQRDPALSLHMLQILCQRLRWVSDLVEEGAFLDVSARLASRLLKLGHSHGKVEPQGMTLRISQGDLANFLSASRQVVNEHLQAWRDKDWVSLARGTVVIRDADALAAVARRDELAADAGRNPRRRPQD
- a CDS encoding 4-hydroxyphenylacetate 3-hydroxylase N-terminal domain-containing protein; its protein translation is MAVRADKVSGRTEPAPRPIRSGAEYIESLRNRKLAVYLFGELVAEPVDHPIIRPSINAVAETYDLALRNPALAAAHSPYTGGPVNRFLHIATSPEDLVMQNKMQRRLGQLTGTCFQRCVGMDAFNALHSVTFDIDRARGTAYHQRLRDFIAFAQRQNLVIGGAMTDVKGDRSKPPHEQADPDLFVHVSRRDEQGIWIRGAKAHQTGCINSHWLIVMPTMRLGPADRDYAVVGAIPVDAPGITYIYGRQSCDTRAMDGDLDAGNRRFSGQEAMIVFDDVFIPHDRVFMDGEFEFAAPLVDRFTCYHRRSYVCKTGVGDVLIGAAATVADYNGVENASHIRDKLVEMTHLNETIYGTGVAASYQATELPSGVFLSDDMLSNVCKHHVTKMPYEIGRLAQDLAGGLMVTMPAQKDLDAPVVGELIRKYLQGRAEIPTEDRLRILRLIENMTLGRNAVGYLTESLHGAGSPQAQRIQISRAMQVEFKKALAKALAGIAPESVEEPGADAAQYMARVFKAVGKP
- a CDS encoding tetratricopeptide repeat protein, which gives rise to MAALCVTLTLTAHGGEPLALQLHGLDVPGVRDIQAGRYAQGVQRLEARLAAAGYSASRRAPALIALCAGYALMYRLDAAARACDDAIRTGRDTNLAYNNRAVVNMLRGRYDAAVRDFERALHRNARDRIARSNKRIATERVAAIKWQREQALAAGNSDIQDVSTATLRPAGR
- a CDS encoding aldehyde dehydrogenase family protein yields the protein MATPERSKTAHTLQVRNPRSGEYDYGFTPPTGDELAARCRALRTAQPAWWNAGLEARCAVMRRFADALETHRDAIVAALATDTGRTLIAAGELASAARNVRRWCERAPGIVRMEEFPSKMMPTLRIGHQLVPYPLVGVISPWNFPLALSMIDTVPALLAGCAVIVKPSEVTPRFAAPLGKAIAAVPELAQVFDVVAGGRETGAQLVANVDAICFTGSVATGRKVAEAAAGRFIPAFLELGGKDPAIVLASADLERASDAILRASAMASGQVCLSLERIYVHESVHDRFVDLLVQKSGRIRLNYPNADEGELGPIIFDQQADIIDAHLDDAVAKGASIRCGGKSRRLGGGRYVPATVVTHVDHRMQLMTEETFGPVMPVMKFRTTDEAVALANETIFGLSGAVFAGTLEEARAVAERVNAGGMSLNDAGLTRETYEAEKHSFGFSGCGGSRHGDAGLLRFFRKKALLAQMGAPATLA
- a CDS encoding adenylate/guanylate cyclase domain-containing protein, whose protein sequence is MLGIAIGVVGSIASLLPSVASIEESGGLHWLFALRGVRPPPANVVVVNIDRSSAEALGVPLDPAKWPRSLHASLVRHLAAAGARVIAFDVFFGEPGPPAEDAALAAAMREAGNVVLTARIEKRFLPVGPAGDAPAIEAIRIGIQTPAESLRESALAVAPFSLPVWPMKVSQFWAFHHEAGDRPTLPAVVLQADGVSLRGELEGILPEVSTPGPISASDRAPGLVEFMQEMRDYLSAEPDLAAALLDVTATAQPGDSGSGRRPEARDLIRLYAGPASYFINFYGPPFTIPSIPYHRVIDGTALRTGDGQPLDLRDHIVFVGFAARRQADQRDSFYSVFSEETGLNLSGVEIAATATANLLEGRTLRPLARPAALMALCVWGICLGSACRLMSAAPVLVATLGATAYLTGAVVAFSTADIWLPVIVPVFLQPSLAALGAILLQLRETRRQRDRISTVMGHYVPPKVVERLVAEGQGDAEATEMVHGTCMVTDASQYSLLAETLAPDELGRLMNAYYEILFAEVERHEGQVSDVIGDSMMAIWVSALSESTMQARACAAALRLAAELERRHRSGERVALPTRIGLHSGRIQLGTVGAHHHREYRAVGDIVNTASRIESLNKQLGTRVLVSAETLAGLDGFCAREIGTFLVAGKTLPVTVHELLGALPQADTPGVPDLQLFAGALAEFRGQRWGAAAQLFRRCLEGTAADGPAHFYLRLCEEYLANGSVSFRDGVVRLDQK